The proteins below come from a single Cytophagia bacterium CHB2 genomic window:
- a CDS encoding DDE-type integrase/transposase/recombinase, whose amino-acid sequence DVSINTVTKLLVDIGQACQKYHDENVKNVSAKRVQCDEVWSFVYAKDKNLPEAFRGMYGIGSIWTWVAMEADSKLAISWLVGNRDAEYARIFIRDVASRLKDRVQLTTDGLKVYLEAIEDSFGADIDYAQLVKIFGKPIEDERRYSPPEYVGIEKNVISGNPTARHISTSHIERQNLTMRMNMRRFTRLTNGFSKKVENHAHAVALHFMYYNFVRIHKSLRVTPAMVVGLTNKLWSISDLINLIGDGGNSN is encoded by the coding sequence GACGTTTCAATCAACACCGTTACAAAGCTTCTTGTGGATATCGGGCAAGCCTGCCAAAAGTATCATGATGAAAACGTAAAAAACGTTTCAGCAAAGCGGGTGCAATGCGATGAGGTTTGGTCTTTCGTCTACGCCAAAGACAAGAATCTCCCTGAAGCATTTCGGGGAATGTATGGCATCGGAAGCATTTGGACTTGGGTAGCGATGGAAGCGGATTCGAAGCTTGCTATTTCGTGGCTGGTCGGAAATCGCGATGCGGAGTATGCTCGAATTTTCATCAGAGACGTTGCCTCGCGCTTGAAGGATCGCGTACAGCTTACAACAGACGGCTTGAAAGTGTACTTGGAAGCTATCGAGGATAGTTTTGGAGCAGATATTGACTACGCCCAGCTTGTCAAGATTTTTGGCAAGCCGATTGAGGATGAACGCCGCTACAGCCCGCCCGAATATGTTGGCATTGAGAAAAACGTCATTTCTGGCAATCCCACCGCAAGGCACATTTCCACAAGCCACATTGAGCGCCAAAACTTGACCATGAGAATGAATATGCGTAGATTCACGCGGCTGACCAACGGCTTTTCGAAGAAAGTGGAAAATCATGCGCATGCCGTCGCGCTGCACTTCATGTATTACAACTTTGTTCGCATTCATAAATCCTTGCGCGTTACGCCCGCAATGGTCGTCGGTCTCACAAACAAGCTTTGGTCAATTTCTGACTTGATTAACCTGATTGGGGATGGCGGAAATTCAAACTGA